The DNA region CCCGAGCTCGACGATCGCCGGCCCGTCAGTAACGGCCATCGCGCACCTCGTATTTGGTGGGCTTGCCGAGGCTCGGCATCGACCGCGCCACCCAGTCGGCAGTCCACGTAATGAGCTGATCGGTGTCGACGATCGGCAGGCCGAACAGTTTGAGCGCTTGCGACGTGTTGGTGAGCCACGCGGTCGGCTCCTCCTTGCCCACGATCAGCGGCGCGCGGCCGAAGCGCTGGCCGAATTTAGCAGCGAGGTCGCGCACCGCGAGGATCTCGTGGCCGCTGACATTGATCGGCGAGGTCGGCGTGTCGCAATGCGCGAGACAGCGCAGCGCCTGCGCGGCCGCGTCGCCCTGCCAGATGAAATTGACATGGCCAAGGCTGACATCGATCGGTTTGCCGGTCAGCACCTTGGAGGCGATGTCATGCAGCACGCCGTAGCGCATGTCGATCGCATAATTGAGCCGGAACAGACGGCCGGGCGTGGAGAATTTGCGGGAGAAATATTCGAACATCCGCTCGCGCCCGACGCACGACTGCGCGTATTCGCCGGGCGGGTTCGGCGCCATGCCCTCGTCGGAGCCTTTGCCGTCGGTCGGCACGAAGGGATAGACGCAGCCGGTCGAGAACGCGACGATTCTGGACTTGGTAAAGGCCTGCGCGACGAGGGCCGGCACATGGGCATTCATCGCCCAGGTCAGCGACAGATCGCCCTCGGCGCCGAACTTGCGGCCGGCCATGAAGATGACATTGGGGCTCTTCGGCAGTGCCTCGATCGCGACCGCGTCCAGCAGGTCGCAGTTGATGGTCTCGATGCCGCGCGCCTCGAGCCAGCCCTTGACGCTCGCGTCGCTGAAGCGCGCGACGCCGATCACGCGACGATCGGGCAGCGCGCGCTTGGCGAGGGCCGCCAGGGTCGGGCCCATCTTGCCGGCGACGCCGAGGATCATGATGTCGCCGTCGACCTTGCCGAGATCGTCGATCAGCGCCTGGCTCGGCCGGCACAGCAATTCGTCGAGCGCTGCGATATCGGGGATCGCATCAGGAAGGGTGTCGCGGCTGAGCAGCATGACTTGTCCTTGTTATTGCAGCCTGACGTCGCGGACCACGAACAGCCGTTCGAGGCCGAGCACGAGGCCGTAGAGGGCGACGCCGAGCAAAGTGAGCAGCACCACGGCCATCACCATCGCCGGCGTATCGAGCGAGGACTGCACCTGGATCATCAAATAACCGAGCCCGCGCTCGGAGGCGATGAACTCACCGACGATGGCGCCGGCCACGGCGAGGATCGCGCCGACCTTCATCCCGGAGAACACGTAAGGCAGCGAGCCCGGCAGCTGGATCTTCCGGAACAGCGTCCAGCGCGAGCCGCGCAGCGACTTGACGAGATCGAGCAGATCGGGCTCGACCTCGCTCAAGCCCCGCGCGGTGGTCAAAAGAATCGGGAAGAAGCAGATCGAGAACGCGATCAGGATATTCGGCAGGATGCCGTAGCTGAACCAGACGATGAACAGCGGTCCCAGCGCGACCTTCGGGATCATGTTGAGGGTGACGAACAGCGGCAGCAGCACCACGCTGACCAGCGGCGCCCAGCTGAACACCACGGCCAGCGCGACACCGACCAGCGCGCCGAGACAGAAGCCGCCGAGGATTTCGGCCGCCGTCACCAGCAGGTTCGGCAGCCAGGCGTATTTGGCGGCGCCCAATGTGGCGATGGTCGCGAGCGGAGAGGGCAGGATGAACTTCGGGATATGGAAGGCATCGACGGCGACCTGCCAGAGCAGGATCACGGCGAGATGAACGATCAGGATGATCGCGATCGTTCGGGTCGATCGTCCGCCGTCGGTGGACACCTGGATACTCCGTGGCTGCGCCTGTTCCGTCGGCGCCGAGCGAGGCTAGCTCGGCCTGCGGCAACTTTCAACCATCTGGTTGATTATTGTAGGTTGCTCCAAAGTCGCGGTGTCGTCCCTGCGAAAGCAGGGACCCATAACCACGAGGAGGCGTTGTTCCAAGGACTGCGGCCCCAACAGTGCAAACCAACTCCCATTCGTGGTTATGGGTCCCGGCTCAAGGCCGGGACGACAGCGAGCATGTGGCGCGGCCTTCGACTACATCTACGCCGTAATGGACTACGGCCGCAGCGATTGCATCACGAGGTCGACGACGTGCTTGCGTCGCGCGCGCTTCGCGACGGCGCTGGAGAGGTCCTTGCCGAAGATCGCCGACAGCGTCGGGGTGTTGGAGAAGAAGAAATAGCTCAGGCCGGCGATCGAGATATAGAGGTGCACGGGGTTGACGCCCTTGCGGAAGGTTCCGGCGCGGACGCCCTCGGCCAGGATCGTCGAGACCATGCTGACCAGCGGCGAATGCATCGCCTCGAGCTTGCGGGAGCCGCGCACATGGCGCGCGCCGCCGCGGTTCTCGTCGTTCAGCAGCACGATGAAATCTGGATGGGCGTCGAGATGGTCGAACGAGGCCTCGATCAGCGTCTTGATCGCCTTCTCGGGCGGCAGGCCCTCGAGATTGAGCTTGCGCTCCTGGGCCCGGATCTCCTCATAGACCCATTCGAGCACGGCGAGGTAGAGCGCGTCCTTGTCGCCGAAATAGTGGTAGACAAGCTGCTTGTTGACGCCGGCGCGGGCCGCGATCTCGTCGACCCGGGCGCCGGCCAGGCCATTCCGCGCGAACTCGCGCCGCGCGGCCGTCAGGAGCTTCCGTTGCGTCGCGGCAGGGTCGCGCCGCTGCGGCCTTGTGTCGTCCGTTCTCTTCCGGGGCATTTCCAACCAGACAGTTGACAACGCGTGTCGTCCTCTGTTGCATTGGTAGCGTCGGGGACGCGCAACGACAAGGCCCGCCTCGCGATATGAGGAGCTGATCATGAGGGGTTTGAGAGCCGCGGCTGCCGCGATCGCGCTGGCGATGACGGCGGGGCCGTGCGTCGCCGGCGAGGCGGTCAATCTGATCCTGAACTGGACGCCGACCGCGGACCATTCGCCGTTCTACTACGCCAAGGCGCAGGGCTGGTACGAGAAGGCCGGCATCGATCTCACCATCGAAGTCGGCAAGGGCTCCGGCGTCTCGGCCCTGAAGGTCGGCTCCGGCGGCTCGCCGTTCGGCATCGCCGATCTCGCGACCATGCTGGTGGCCAAGAGCAAGGGCGCGGACGACGTGGCGCTGATGAGCATCTACGCCAACACCGGCCAGACCTTCTACTGGCTGAAGAGCTACGGCGTGAACGGGCCGAAGGATTTTGCCGGCCACAGGATCGGCAACCCGCCCGGCGATGCCTCGCGGGTGATGTGGCCGGCCTTCGCGAAGGCCGCCGGCCTTGCGCCTGATTCCGTGACCTTCGTGAATGTCGGTCCGACCGCCAAGATCGCGGCGCTGAAGAGCCATACCGTCGACATCATCAGCGACTTCTACAATGAGCACGATCTCAAGGTGATCGAGTTCGGCAGCGACCTCGGTTACCTCAACTGGAAGGACATCGGCCTCAACCCCTACGGCAACTCGCTGATCGTCAACGGCGCCTACCTGGCCAAGAACCCGAAGCTGGTCGAGGAGTTCGTGCGGATCACGCAGAAGGCCTATGCCGCCTGCGTTGCCGACGCCGCGCCGTGCCTGAAGGCGCTGCTCGATCAGGTCTCCGGGCTCGACAAGGAGAACCAGCAGCGGCAGTGGGAGCGGATCAAATATCTGATGACCGACGAGTTCACCACCTCCAAGGCGCTCGGCTGGATCGATGGCGAGCGGATGAAGAAGGATTACGAGCTGGTGCAGACCTATCTCGGCATGGAAAAACCGTTCGACGTCACCACGGCGTTCTCGACCAAGATGCTCGACGGCAGCATCAAGATGGATGCGAGCAAGGTGAAGAAGTGACCGGTTGACCGCATCGGTTGGCAATCCTGATCGCGAGGATGCGCGGACCGCCTGGATTTGCTAATCGTGTCGATGTCGGCTTAGCTGCCGTCGACCAACGATAAGAGAATCCTTCAGCGAGGCGCCCACCGATGACGATGACCGACCAGTCCCGGGACGCGAAGCCTGTCGCGATCGACAAGGAGCGGCTGCGTCAGAAATATCTCGCGGAACGAAATAAGCGGCTGCGCGCCGACGGCAACGACCAGTATCTCCAGATCAAGGGCCAGCTGGCGCATTATCTCGACGATCCCTACACGCCGGTCACGGCGCGGGCGCCGAAGACCGACCATGTCAGCTTCGCCTTCATCGGCGGCGGCTTCGCCGGGCTTGCTACCGCCGCGCGGCTGACGGAGGTGGGCATCAAGGATGTCCGCATCGTCGAGAAGGGCGGCGATTTCGGCGGCACCTGGTACTGGAATCGCTATCCCGGCGCGCAGTGCGACACGGCCTCGATGGTCTACATGCCGCTGCTGGAGGAGACCGGCCACATGCCGTCGGAGAAATACGCGCATGCGCCGGAGATCCTGGCGCATTGCCAGCGCATCGGCAAACATTTCGGCCTCTACGGCAACGCGGTGTTTCATACCGAAGTGACGAGCCTCGACTGGGACGAGGCGCAGTCGCGCTGGATGATCCGCACCACCAGGGGCGACGCCTTCACCGCACAATATGTCGGCATCGGTACCGGACCGCTGCATGTGCCGAAACTGCCCGGCATTGCCGGCATCGAGAATTTCAAAGGGCACTCGTTCCACACCAGCCGCTGGGATTACGACTACACCGGAGACGATCCCCGGGGCGCGCCGATGGACAGACTGGCCGACAAGCGGATCGGCATCATCGGCACCGGCGCGACCTCGGTGCAGTGCATTCCCCATTTGGCGCGCGCGGCCAAGGAGCTCTACGTGTTTCAGCGCACGCCGTCTTCGGTCGATGTGCGCGCCAATGCACCGATCGATCCCAGCTGGTTCGCCGACATCGCAACGCCCGGCTGGCAGCTGCGCTGGTTGGAGAATTTCACCGCCAATCAGGCTGGCGGCTCGGCCGAGGAAGACCTGGTGCAGGACGGCTGGACCGATCTGTCGAAGCGGATCCGCGCCAAGGTGATGCTGCTGCCGCGCGAGCAGCGGACCGTGGAGAACATGCGGGCGGCCTTCGAGGATTCCGACTTCGAGAAGATGGAAGAAATCCGCAACCGCGTCGACGGCATCGTTCGCGATCGCGAGACGGCCGGGAAACTCAAGGCGTGGTACGGCCAGCTCTGCAAGCGGCCGTGTTTCCACGATGCGTATCTTCAGGCGTTCAACACGCCCGGTACACATCTGGTCGACACCGATGGCAAGGGCGTCGAAGAGATCACCGCGAACGGAATTGTCGTCGCGGGGAAGGAATATCCGCTCGACTGCATCATCTACGCTTCGGGCTTCGAGGTCGGCACCGAATACAAGCGCCGCGCCGGGTTCGACCTGACCGGCCGCGGCGGCGTCAAGCTGTCGGACTATTGGTCCGAGGGCATGCGCACCAAGCACGGCATCCATGTGCATGGATTCCCCAACGTGTTCTTCGTGCAACCGACGCAGGGCGCCAATTTGATCTCCAACGTGCCGCACAATCTGACCGAGGCCGCGCGAACCATCGCGCTGCTGGTCGGCCACGCGCAGGCCAACGGCTTCAAGGAAATCGAGGTTGCCAAGGAGGCCGAGGATCGCTGGGTCGAATTGCTGCTCACCAGCGTCGGCCGCATGATCGGCGGCCCCGATTGCACGCCGGGCTACTACAACAATGAGGGACGGGAGCCGGGTCCGGCCGCGCGGCTCAACGTCGGCTATCCCGCGGGCGCCTCCGCCTACTTCAAATATATCGACGGCTGGCGCCGCAGCGGCCAGTTCGAAGGCGTGCAGTTTCGCTGAGCGCAGCGACCCGTTGCGTGAGGGAGAAAAGCGATGACAAGCAGCGACATGTCACATCAGGCGCCGAAGCCAGCGTCCCCGTCGGTGACCGCCCGGCACCAGGCCACGCTGCAGGCGCTGCCGTTCTCCGACACGCGTGATTTCGACGACGCCGCGCGCGGCTTCCTCGGCACCATCGAGAACGCGAAGATCAGCTCCGCGCAGGGCCGGACGGTCTGGAGCCTCGAGCCTTACGGCTTCTTGTCGGAGGAGACCGCGCCGCCGACGGTCGATCCCAGCCTGTGGCGGCAGTCGCGGCTCAACATGCATCATGGCCTGTTCGAGGTAGTGCCGGCCGTCTACCAGGTGCGCGGGCTCGACATCGCCAACATGACGCTGATCGAAGGCGACACGGGTGTCATCGTGGTCGACACGCTGACCTCGATCGAGGGCGCGCGGGCCGCAATGGAGCTGTACTTCGAGCATCGCGGCAGGAAGCCGGTCGTCGCCGTGATCTTCTCCCACACCCACACCGACCATTGGGGCGGCGCGCGCGGCGTGGTCGATGACGCGATGCTGGCGGCCGGCGTGCCGGTCATCGCGCCGAACTTCTTCATGGAGCACGCGGTCTCGGAGAACATCATCGCAGGGCCCGCGATGCTGCGTCGCGCGCAGTACCAGTTCGGCCCGTTCCTCGCCAAGGGCGTGCGTGGCCACGTCGATTGCGGGCTCGGCAAGACCATGGCGGCCGGCGGCGTGGCGCTGTTGCGGCCGACCGATCTGATCGTCGCGACCGGCGACGTCAGGGTGATCGACGGCGTCGAATTCGAATTCCAGATGGCGCCGAACAGCGAGGCGCCGGCGGAGATGCATTTCTTCATCCCGCGCTACAGGCTGTTGAACCTCGCGGAGAACTGCACGCACAACTTCCACAATCTGCTGCCGTTCCGCGGCGCCGACGTCCGTGATGCGCTGGCCTGGTCGAAATATCTCGGCGAAGCCCTGCAGATGTGGGGCGGCAGGGCCGAGGCGATGTGCGGCCAGCATCACTGGCCGGTGTGGGGCAGGGAGCGGATCGATACCATGATCCGCCAGCAGCGCGACCTCTACAAATACGCGCATGACCAGACCATTCGGCTGATGAACCACGGGCTCAACGCCGCTGAGATCGCCGAGGCGATCCGGCTGCCGCAGAGCCTCGAGGGCGCCTGGCACGGCCGCGGCTATTACGGCCATATCCGGCACAATGTGAAGGCGATCTACCAGAAATATCTCGGCTGGTACGACGCCAATCCGGTCAACCTCGATCCATTGCCGCCGGTCGAGGCCGGGAAAAAGTATGTCGAGTACATGGGCGGGGCGGATGCGATCCTGAAGCGGGCTACTGCGGATTTCGCCAAGGGCGAATTCCGCTTCGTGGCGCAGGCGCTGAGCCATCTGGTGTTTGCCGAGCCTGACAACCAGGCGGTGCGCGCGTTGCTGGCCGATACGTTCGAGCAGCTCGGCTACGCCTCGGAAA from Bradyrhizobium genosp. L includes:
- a CDS encoding TetR/AcrR family transcriptional regulator, producing the protein MPRKRTDDTRPQRRDPAATQRKLLTAARREFARNGLAGARVDEIAARAGVNKQLVYHYFGDKDALYLAVLEWVYEEIRAQERKLNLEGLPPEKAIKTLIEASFDHLDAHPDFIVLLNDENRGGARHVRGSRKLEAMHSPLVSMVSTILAEGVRAGTFRKGVNPVHLYISIAGLSYFFFSNTPTLSAIFGKDLSSAVAKRARRKHVVDLVMQSLRP
- a CDS encoding NAD-dependent epimerase/dehydratase family protein — its product is MLLSRDTLPDAIPDIAALDELLCRPSQALIDDLGKVDGDIMILGVAGKMGPTLAALAKRALPDRRVIGVARFSDASVKGWLEARGIETINCDLLDAVAIEALPKSPNVIFMAGRKFGAEGDLSLTWAMNAHVPALVAQAFTKSRIVAFSTGCVYPFVPTDGKGSDEGMAPNPPGEYAQSCVGRERMFEYFSRKFSTPGRLFRLNYAIDMRYGVLHDIASKVLTGKPIDVSLGHVNFIWQGDAAAQALRCLAHCDTPTSPINVSGHEILAVRDLAAKFGQRFGRAPLIVGKEEPTAWLTNTSQALKLFGLPIVDTDQLITWTADWVARSMPSLGKPTKYEVRDGRY
- a CDS encoding flavin-containing monooxygenase, with amino-acid sequence MTMTDQSRDAKPVAIDKERLRQKYLAERNKRLRADGNDQYLQIKGQLAHYLDDPYTPVTARAPKTDHVSFAFIGGGFAGLATAARLTEVGIKDVRIVEKGGDFGGTWYWNRYPGAQCDTASMVYMPLLEETGHMPSEKYAHAPEILAHCQRIGKHFGLYGNAVFHTEVTSLDWDEAQSRWMIRTTRGDAFTAQYVGIGTGPLHVPKLPGIAGIENFKGHSFHTSRWDYDYTGDDPRGAPMDRLADKRIGIIGTGATSVQCIPHLARAAKELYVFQRTPSSVDVRANAPIDPSWFADIATPGWQLRWLENFTANQAGGSAEEDLVQDGWTDLSKRIRAKVMLLPREQRTVENMRAAFEDSDFEKMEEIRNRVDGIVRDRETAGKLKAWYGQLCKRPCFHDAYLQAFNTPGTHLVDTDGKGVEEITANGIVVAGKEYPLDCIIYASGFEVGTEYKRRAGFDLTGRGGVKLSDYWSEGMRTKHGIHVHGFPNVFFVQPTQGANLISNVPHNLTEAARTIALLVGHAQANGFKEIEVAKEAEDRWVELLLTSVGRMIGGPDCTPGYYNNEGREPGPAARLNVGYPAGASAYFKYIDGWRRSGQFEGVQFR
- a CDS encoding ABC transporter permease — protein: MSTDGGRSTRTIAIILIVHLAVILLWQVAVDAFHIPKFILPSPLATIATLGAAKYAWLPNLLVTAAEILGGFCLGALVGVALAVVFSWAPLVSVVLLPLFVTLNMIPKVALGPLFIVWFSYGILPNILIAFSICFFPILLTTARGLSEVEPDLLDLVKSLRGSRWTLFRKIQLPGSLPYVFSGMKVGAILAVAGAIVGEFIASERGLGYLMIQVQSSLDTPAMVMAVVLLTLLGVALYGLVLGLERLFVVRDVRLQ
- a CDS encoding ABC transporter substrate-binding protein, coding for MRGLRAAAAAIALAMTAGPCVAGEAVNLILNWTPTADHSPFYYAKAQGWYEKAGIDLTIEVGKGSGVSALKVGSGGSPFGIADLATMLVAKSKGADDVALMSIYANTGQTFYWLKSYGVNGPKDFAGHRIGNPPGDASRVMWPAFAKAAGLAPDSVTFVNVGPTAKIAALKSHTVDIISDFYNEHDLKVIEFGSDLGYLNWKDIGLNPYGNSLIVNGAYLAKNPKLVEEFVRITQKAYAACVADAAPCLKALLDQVSGLDKENQQRQWERIKYLMTDEFTTSKALGWIDGERMKKDYELVQTYLGMEKPFDVTTAFSTKMLDGSIKMDASKVKK
- a CDS encoding alkyl/aryl-sulfatase — protein: MTSSDMSHQAPKPASPSVTARHQATLQALPFSDTRDFDDAARGFLGTIENAKISSAQGRTVWSLEPYGFLSEETAPPTVDPSLWRQSRLNMHHGLFEVVPAVYQVRGLDIANMTLIEGDTGVIVVDTLTSIEGARAAMELYFEHRGRKPVVAVIFSHTHTDHWGGARGVVDDAMLAAGVPVIAPNFFMEHAVSENIIAGPAMLRRAQYQFGPFLAKGVRGHVDCGLGKTMAAGGVALLRPTDLIVATGDVRVIDGVEFEFQMAPNSEAPAEMHFFIPRYRLLNLAENCTHNFHNLLPFRGADVRDALAWSKYLGEALQMWGGRAEAMCGQHHWPVWGRERIDTMIRQQRDLYKYAHDQTIRLMNHGLNAAEIAEAIRLPQSLEGAWHGRGYYGHIRHNVKAIYQKYLGWYDANPVNLDPLPPVEAGKKYVEYMGGADAILKRATADFAKGEFRFVAQALSHLVFAEPDNQAVRALLADTFEQLGYASESSTWRNAYLFGAQELRQGMPKTPPRSPMPRETLAALRTEQLWDVLGIRLNGPKAEGERIVLNWNFTDTGESFILNLENSALTYVKGAQASDAQAGFTLARGVLDEVIAKLTTFPEAVAAGKIKVTGDPMQLAELMALMDEFPRMFEIVEPKRAVVT